From one Myxococcota bacterium genomic stretch:
- a CDS encoding SDR family NAD(P)-dependent oxidoreductase, with product MIDLSGSKALVTGASRGIGRAIAKAFAEAGADVAIGYRRDTDAAVSIQQEIEALGRSAPIFAADVREGEAVAAMVNGAHEALGGLDIVVANAGVPTRFEPLHEVDPGYWQRVLDIDLNGVFHTLHASLPLLQAQKNGVILTVSSIAADGCAANGGPYVAAKAAVNALSKVVARENAKHGVRCNVIAPGLIATDIADGMMAEHGDSLVKAIPLRRMGTPEEVGQMAVYLASEQAAWITGKVFRIDGGQW from the coding sequence GTGATCGATCTCTCCGGCAGCAAAGCCCTCGTCACCGGCGCCTCGCGCGGCATCGGTCGTGCCATCGCCAAAGCCTTCGCCGAAGCCGGCGCGGATGTCGCGATCGGCTATCGACGCGACACCGACGCGGCCGTGTCGATCCAGCAGGAGATCGAAGCGCTCGGACGCAGCGCGCCGATCTTCGCCGCCGACGTGCGCGAGGGGGAAGCCGTCGCCGCGATGGTGAACGGCGCCCACGAAGCCCTCGGCGGACTCGACATCGTGGTGGCGAACGCCGGCGTACCGACCCGCTTCGAGCCGCTCCATGAGGTAGACCCGGGCTACTGGCAGCGCGTGCTCGACATCGACCTGAACGGCGTCTTCCACACCCTGCACGCGTCGCTGCCGCTGCTGCAGGCCCAGAAGAACGGCGTGATCCTGACCGTGTCGTCGATCGCCGCCGACGGCTGCGCCGCGAACGGCGGGCCGTACGTCGCGGCGAAGGCCGCCGTGAACGCCCTCTCGAAGGTGGTGGCCCGCGAGAACGCAAAGCACGGCGTGCGTTGCAACGTGATCGCCCCCGGCCTGATCGCCACCGACATCGCCGACGGCATGATGGCCGAGCACGGCGACTCGCTGGTGAAGGCGATCCCCCTGCGTCGCATGGGGACGCCCGAAGAGGTCGGGCAGATGGCGGTCTACCTGGCGTCCGAGCAGGCGGCCTGGATCACCGGGAAGGTCTTCCGCATCGACGGGGGGCAGTGGTAG
- a CDS encoding VOC family protein, which translates to MQPLLLDHVAFGITAIEPVAAFLVGTLGGRERDVGPGGAFLWWQWEFEGGGSLEMLLPDGPPDGFLHRFLAMRGPGAHHVTFKVRDIHESLEEARSLGYTPVGFDDSHPSWLEAFLHPKEAQGIVVQLAESHPELSGEVPRQPFPTAPSPAPLSRVVGLRFAARSEARARKQWETLLGGKAASLRDGIAFSYPNSALRIAVQIDPSADEGPVALEVAAPHSLALPEGPHPLFGLPLVQIPFPPTEAPTS; encoded by the coding sequence ATGCAGCCCCTCCTGCTCGACCACGTCGCCTTCGGCATCACCGCCATCGAACCCGTCGCCGCGTTCCTGGTCGGGACCCTGGGCGGTCGCGAACGCGACGTCGGCCCGGGCGGCGCGTTCCTGTGGTGGCAGTGGGAGTTCGAGGGCGGTGGCTCCCTCGAGATGCTCCTGCCCGACGGCCCGCCCGATGGGTTCCTCCACCGCTTCCTGGCCATGCGCGGCCCCGGCGCCCACCACGTCACCTTCAAGGTGCGGGATATCCACGAGAGCCTCGAGGAGGCGCGCAGCCTCGGCTACACGCCGGTGGGTTTCGACGACAGCCACCCGAGCTGGCTCGAAGCCTTCCTCCACCCGAAGGAGGCCCAGGGCATCGTCGTGCAGCTCGCCGAGTCGCACCCCGAGCTGAGCGGCGAAGTCCCGCGCCAGCCCTTCCCGACAGCGCCGAGCCCGGCTCCGCTCTCGCGGGTCGTGGGCCTGCGCTTCGCCGCGCGCTCGGAAGCGCGCGCCCGGAAACAGTGGGAGACGCTGCTCGGCGGCAAGGCCGCGTCGTTGCGCGATGGCATCGCCTTCTCCTACCCGAACTCGGCCCTTCGGATCGCGGTGCAGATCGACCCGAGCGCCGACGAGGGCCCCGTCGCACTCGAAGTCGCGGCGCCCCATTCGCTGGCCCTGCCCGAGGGACCGCACCCGCTCTTCGGGCTCCCCCTCGTGCAGATCCCCTTTCCCCCAACGGAGGCACCCACGTCGTGA
- a CDS encoding sodium-dependent transporter → MAGPGRERWSSRAGFVLAAVGSAVGLGNMWRFSYLAAENGGAAFVILYLVLTLTVGLPVLIAELTIGRGSQQSPIRALAHYGGGAWKPLGVVFVAAGFLILSYYSVIAGWTVRYAGLAIVGGFDAGIADRFGDISEGWDALAFHLGFMLVTIAIVGGGVKTGIERTSLVLMPMLFAIVLGLAIYASTLDGAGPGYTYYLTADFSKLWDAEVIKDAAGQSFFSLSLGMGAMLTYASYLDRDQNLPNQSVVIAGADMAIAFVAGLVVFPLIFALGISDQVSGSTIGALFITLPGAFASMGGVGQVVGILFFSALIVGALTSAMSLLEVVVSSAMDGLGWSRAKAAWISGAAIAALGCFAAFDINVLDVSDQIANNILLLGGGFALCLFTGWFMEDPLAEVKAGAEGVSWLGGWLTLLRYVVPLFLGFVLVQSVPATFWAIVGLFGGGS, encoded by the coding sequence ATGGCAGGTCCGGGTCGCGAGCGTTGGTCGAGCCGTGCGGGCTTCGTGCTGGCCGCGGTGGGTTCCGCCGTAGGGCTCGGCAACATGTGGCGCTTCTCCTACCTCGCGGCGGAGAACGGCGGCGCCGCCTTCGTCATCCTGTACCTGGTTCTGACGCTGACCGTCGGGCTGCCGGTCTTGATCGCCGAGCTCACGATCGGGCGTGGCTCCCAGCAGAGCCCGATCCGGGCGCTGGCCCACTACGGCGGCGGCGCTTGGAAGCCGCTCGGCGTCGTCTTCGTCGCGGCCGGTTTCCTGATCCTCTCCTACTACAGCGTGATCGCCGGCTGGACGGTCCGCTATGCGGGGCTCGCCATCGTTGGCGGATTCGATGCGGGCATTGCCGATCGGTTCGGTGACATCTCCGAGGGTTGGGACGCGCTGGCCTTCCACCTGGGCTTCATGCTCGTGACGATCGCGATCGTCGGCGGCGGGGTGAAGACCGGCATCGAACGCACCTCGCTCGTGCTGATGCCCATGCTCTTCGCGATCGTGCTCGGGCTCGCGATCTACGCCTCCACCCTGGACGGGGCAGGGCCCGGCTACACCTACTACCTGACCGCCGACTTCTCGAAGCTCTGGGACGCCGAGGTGATCAAGGACGCGGCGGGTCAGTCCTTCTTCAGCCTGAGTCTCGGGATGGGCGCGATGCTCACCTACGCGAGCTATCTCGACCGCGACCAGAACCTGCCGAACCAGTCGGTCGTGATCGCCGGCGCCGACATGGCCATCGCCTTCGTGGCCGGGCTGGTCGTCTTCCCGCTGATCTTCGCGCTGGGTATCTCGGACCAGGTGAGCGGCAGCACGATCGGCGCGCTCTTCATCACCCTGCCCGGCGCTTTCGCGTCGATGGGCGGGGTGGGGCAGGTGGTCGGCATCCTGTTCTTCTCGGCCCTGATCGTCGGCGCGCTCACCTCGGCGATGTCGCTGCTCGAGGTGGTGGTGTCGTCGGCGATGGACGGCCTCGGCTGGAGTCGGGCGAAGGCGGCCTGGATCTCGGGCGCCGCGATCGCTGCGCTCGGCTGCTTCGCGGCCTTCGACATCAACGTCCTCGATGTCTCGGACCAGATCGCCAACAACATCCTGCTGCTCGGCGGCGGCTTCGCGCTCTGCCTGTTCACCGGCTGGTTCATGGAGGATCCGCTGGCCGAAGTGAAGGCCGGTGCCGAGGGCGTGTCGTGGCTCGGCGGCTGGCTGACCCTGCTGCGCTACGTGGTGCCGCTCTTCCTCGGCTTCGTGCTGGTCCAGTCGGTGCCGGCCACCTTCTGGGCGATCGTCGGGCTCTTCGGCGGCGGGAGCTAG
- a CDS encoding NADPH:quinone oxidoreductase family protein has product MKAWQITAAGEPVDVLRCVDVERPALPPGHVRIQVDAVAVGFPDVLMCRGTYVFKPPLPFTPGQECVGRVLECASDVTQFAVGDRVMGIVSFYTGHGAYAEESIAPASSLYPADDKISDAEAAGFCIAYHTAHVALDLRAGLRAGETLLVHGASGGTGMAAIQLGKALGARVVACAGGDEKTALARELGADLVIDHRSEDFVAAVRAFTNDAGANVIYDPVGGEIYERSFDCLATHGRILPIGFACGRWGETPLGKIILANVSIVTASPPGGDYPEQLAYHAALLERASQGQLRVHVDATVDFDHVPDGVQRVSDRASMGRVVVKLR; this is encoded by the coding sequence GTGAAAGCCTGGCAGATCACCGCGGCAGGAGAACCCGTCGACGTGCTGCGCTGCGTCGACGTCGAACGGCCCGCGCTACCGCCGGGACACGTACGGATTCAGGTCGACGCTGTCGCCGTCGGCTTCCCCGACGTCTTGATGTGTCGCGGCACTTACGTGTTCAAGCCGCCGCTGCCCTTCACCCCGGGCCAGGAGTGTGTCGGGCGTGTGCTCGAGTGTGCGTCCGACGTCACCCAGTTCGCAGTGGGCGATCGCGTGATGGGCATCGTGTCCTTCTACACGGGCCACGGCGCGTACGCCGAAGAGTCGATCGCGCCGGCGTCGAGCCTCTACCCGGCCGACGACAAGATCTCCGACGCGGAAGCGGCGGGCTTCTGCATCGCCTACCACACCGCCCACGTCGCCCTCGATCTACGCGCGGGCCTTCGGGCCGGCGAGACGCTGCTCGTTCACGGCGCCTCGGGCGGCACGGGCATGGCCGCCATCCAGCTCGGAAAGGCCCTCGGCGCGCGCGTCGTGGCCTGCGCGGGGGGCGATGAGAAGACCGCCCTGGCCCGCGAGCTCGGCGCCGACCTGGTGATCGACCACCGCAGCGAAGACTTCGTGGCTGCCGTCCGCGCATTCACGAACGACGCCGGTGCCAACGTGATCTACGACCCGGTGGGCGGCGAGATCTACGAGCGCTCCTTCGACTGCCTGGCCACCCACGGGCGCATCCTGCCGATCGGCTTCGCCTGCGGGCGCTGGGGCGAGACCCCGCTCGGGAAGATCATTCTCGCCAACGTGTCGATCGTGACCGCGTCGCCGCCCGGCGGCGACTACCCGGAGCAACTCGCCTATCACGCGGCGCTGCTCGAACGCGCCAGCCAGGGCCAGCTGCGCGTGCACGTCGATGCGACCGTCGACTTCGATCACGTCCCCGACGGCGTGCAGCGGGTCTCCGACCGCGCCTCGATGGGCCGCGTGGTCGTGAAGCTGCGCTAG
- a CDS encoding glycerol-3-phosphate 1-O-acyltransferase, whose protein sequence is MTSALSQALRDEPPWPGTTPRQRILYLLDASSGFERKLLLAWIARNRPEATAVEASPEPETVKLPPSRRRVPVSLEPLEQHLAAGEELLLAPLRVAWIPRKRDGVRSARFSDVLRLGDPRDPGPLRQRAIYRRERDRCRIVAGEPAPASELRQRWRASVGSDLGETTGFAEFVSRQAHLALERAERLLRGARYKVPRLVHEDILARPGFRGGLAQLARSEDIRPKRVRKDAARYLREIAATHSTFVIDLVARLIRLFYTQGYSESIHYDRAKLERIRALAQQHSVVFLPTHKSNLDHLVLQYMLHENGLPPNHTAGGINMNFFPLGPLVRRSGVFFIRRTFKDNEVYKFVLRHYVDYLVEKRFPLEWYIEGGRSRSGKLLPPRFGMLAYVVDAYRRGKSEDVSLIPVSIAYDQISDVQDYAAEQQGAAKQKESFGWMVGWVRRMRRRYGGIHIDFGEPVSLAKALGPADPSRESNPDEKNLELQKLAFEVCVRINGATPITPISLVTLALLGAGGQAQTLAEVSLRLKNLLAAVARRQLPNTGLEELEAPEGLERVLEALAENEVVDRFAEGHECVYRIGSDRELAAAYYRNSIIHFFVNPAIVEVALLDSTEAPDEERVGRFWQTAMDLRDLLKFEFFFAEKDVFRGELRQELASLDPQWEIALEKGVDATQDLVKRSKPFNAHRVLRPFLESYRIVADRLERQEPDEAIDRQAFVSDCLGLGRQYHLQRRIRSAASISQVLFQTALKIAENRGLLGTGDEALARARRDFAEEIRVALRHIDAIDVLAASRRTGLID, encoded by the coding sequence GTGACGTCGGCGCTCTCCCAGGCCCTGCGCGACGAGCCCCCGTGGCCGGGGACGACTCCGCGCCAGCGCATCCTCTACCTGCTGGATGCCTCGAGTGGCTTCGAGCGGAAGCTGTTGCTCGCCTGGATTGCGCGCAATCGTCCGGAGGCGACCGCCGTCGAAGCGAGCCCCGAACCCGAGACGGTGAAGCTGCCCCCGTCGCGCCGGCGGGTACCGGTCTCGCTGGAACCGCTCGAGCAACACCTCGCGGCCGGTGAGGAGCTGCTGCTGGCACCGCTTCGTGTCGCCTGGATCCCGCGCAAGCGCGACGGCGTGCGCTCGGCGCGCTTCTCCGACGTGCTGCGCCTGGGCGACCCGCGCGACCCGGGCCCGCTGCGCCAGCGCGCGATCTATCGCCGCGAACGCGACCGCTGCCGGATCGTGGCCGGTGAACCGGCGCCGGCCAGTGAGTTGCGCCAACGCTGGCGGGCCTCGGTGGGCAGCGACCTCGGCGAGACCACGGGCTTCGCCGAGTTCGTGTCACGACAGGCGCACCTCGCCCTCGAGCGGGCCGAGCGACTCCTGCGCGGCGCCCGTTACAAGGTGCCGCGCCTGGTCCACGAGGACATCCTGGCGCGTCCCGGCTTCCGGGGCGGCCTCGCCCAGCTCGCCCGCAGCGAGGACATCCGACCGAAGCGCGTGCGCAAGGACGCCGCGCGCTACCTGCGCGAGATCGCCGCGACCCACAGCACCTTCGTCATCGACCTGGTCGCCCGGCTGATCCGCCTCTTCTACACCCAGGGCTATTCGGAATCGATCCACTACGACCGCGCCAAGCTCGAACGCATCCGCGCCCTCGCCCAGCAGCACTCGGTCGTCTTCCTGCCGACCCACAAGTCGAACCTCGACCACCTCGTGCTCCAGTACATGCTGCACGAGAACGGCCTGCCGCCGAACCACACCGCCGGCGGCATCAACATGAACTTCTTCCCGCTCGGCCCCCTCGTGCGCCGCAGCGGCGTGTTCTTCATCCGGCGCACGTTCAAGGACAACGAGGTCTACAAGTTCGTCCTGCGCCACTACGTCGACTACCTGGTCGAGAAGCGCTTCCCCCTCGAGTGGTACATCGAGGGCGGACGCTCGCGCTCGGGAAAGCTGCTGCCGCCGCGCTTCGGGATGCTCGCCTACGTAGTCGACGCCTACCGGCGCGGGAAGAGCGAAGACGTCTCGCTGATTCCCGTCTCGATTGCCTACGACCAGATCTCGGACGTCCAGGACTACGCCGCCGAGCAACAGGGTGCCGCGAAGCAGAAGGAGAGCTTCGGTTGGATGGTCGGGTGGGTCCGGCGCATGCGGCGGCGCTACGGCGGCATCCACATCGACTTCGGCGAACCGGTCTCGCTGGCGAAGGCCCTCGGCCCTGCGGATCCGAGCAGGGAGAGCAACCCCGACGAGAAGAACCTCGAGCTGCAGAAGCTGGCCTTCGAGGTCTGCGTCCGCATCAACGGCGCGACACCCATCACGCCGATCTCGCTGGTGACGCTCGCGCTGCTCGGCGCCGGCGGTCAGGCTCAAACCCTCGCCGAGGTGTCGCTGCGGTTGAAGAACCTGCTCGCCGCCGTCGCGCGCCGCCAGCTCCCGAACACGGGTCTCGAAGAGCTCGAGGCTCCGGAGGGCCTCGAGCGGGTGCTCGAGGCACTCGCCGAGAACGAGGTGGTCGATCGCTTCGCCGAGGGCCACGAGTGCGTCTACCGGATTGGCTCGGACCGCGAGCTCGCCGCCGCGTACTACCGCAACTCGATCATCCACTTCTTCGTGAACCCCGCGATCGTCGAAGTCGCACTCCTCGACTCGACCGAAGCGCCCGACGAAGAGCGCGTCGGTCGCTTCTGGCAGACCGCCATGGATCTGCGCGATCTCCTGAAGTTCGAGTTCTTCTTCGCGGAGAAGGACGTCTTCCGCGGCGAACTCCGCCAGGAGCTCGCGTCCCTCGACCCCCAGTGGGAGATCGCGCTCGAGAAGGGTGTCGACGCCACCCAGGATCTGGTGAAGCGCTCGAAGCCCTTCAACGCCCACCGTGTGCTGCGCCCGTTCCTCGAGTCGTACCGAATCGTCGCGGACCGCCTGGAACGCCAGGAGCCCGACGAAGCGATCGATCGCCAGGCGTTCGTATCCGACTGCCTGGGACTCGGCCGCCAGTACCACCTGCAGCGACGCATCCGCAGCGCGGCCTCGATCTCGCAGGTCCTCTTCCAGACCGCGCTGAAGATCGCCGAGAACCGGGGCCTGCTCGGCACGGGCGACGAAGCCCTCGCCCGCGCCCGCCGCGACTTCGCGGAAGAGATCCGGGTGGCACTGCGTCACATCGACGCGATCGACGTGCTCGCCGCGAGCCGCCGCACGGGCCTGATCGACTGA